The Lathyrus oleraceus cultivar Zhongwan6 chromosome 5, CAAS_Psat_ZW6_1.0, whole genome shotgun sequence genome includes the window TTAATTGAAAGATGATAATACAAATGATACTAAATAGTTTTTTTTTGTCCATGTTAACGTGTTTTTGGAAAAAAAGTTGACCATAACGTGGATTCAATGTTATTGATAGATTGCAGTTTTCCGAAAAGATTCTACCTTTTTAATGTCGATGATAGAGCTAGATGCTAAAGGAACCTTGTTTCCTAAACTAATTGTGTAGTTTTTTTTTCTGTTGGGCTTAGGCTTTGTTtcttaaaaaaatatatatttacTATTTGACTTTTATGTATATCATGTTTTTTAATTTACATATTTTCTACATTTTTTATTTATCTTAGAGGAATTTATCTTATAGGATTATAGGAATATATCTTTTATGTATGTCacaaattttaaaatttaataaaaacTGATATACTTGCTAATTGATTAACAATTAATAATACAACTAATTAATTAGAGATGTCTGCAAAGTTAGGATAATTTTTGTATAACCAAAAAGATGATACTTTCTATATTTTCTTGGATCTATTTCAATAAAATGTTCATTTCAAATTTCTAGGACATTAAAAAGTGTACAAGGCAAATGCAGACGAGGTGAAGAGGTGATAGGAGAGGACACATTCAGTCGTATCAAAGTTCAATAGTTGATCCATGCATTCACTCCATCAGGAGATAAAGAGAAATCAGGATTGGAAAAGGCTGAGCCACATACAATCATATTAGTCCCACCCTGATTCTCATGTTTTCTTTGCTTGATTGTTAATTGTAACTACACAAGAATACCAAAATATGAATACTTCAAAATCCCTTGATACAGATGATCATCATCATAAAGTGGAAAGAATACAAGCTTGATACAGAATGATCATCATAAAGTGGAAAGAATGCAACAAGCAAAAAGGTTGAAACAGGTAGAACAATTGATTCATAATGATCCTCGTTTACAAGTTGAAATGAACACAAGCAACAAAGGTTCAAAACACATAGATCCTTCATACATAAATATTTGATGCAGAGTAGTCAAACCAAGATGGTGGCATACGGCGCCTGATCGCGGGCGGGAAAGCGAGTTAACATACATGGCAGATATACCACAGGAAAGCGAGTTAACAAATATGGCAGATATACCACAGGAAAGCGAGTTAACAAATATGGCAGATATACCACAGGAAAGCGAGTTATCAAATATGGCAGATATACCACGGGAAAGCGAGTTATCAAATATGGCAGATATACCACGGGAAAGCGAGTTAACAAATATTGCAGATCTACCGCAGGAAAGCGAGTTAATAAATATTGCAGATCTACCGCGGGAAAGCAAGTTAACAAAAAAGGCCAGTATACCGCGGGAAAGCAAGTTAACAAAAAAGGCCAGTATACAGCGGGAAAGGAGTTAACAAATAAGGCAGATACACCGCGGGAAAGGAGTTAACAAATATGACAGATATACCACAGGAAAGCCAGTTAACATATATGGAAGATATACCGCGGGAAAGCGAGTTAACATATATGGAAGATATACCGCGGGAAAGCGAGTTAACATATATGGAAGATATACCGCGGGAAAGCGAGTTAACATATATGGAAGATATACCTGATTCATTCAACATTCATATATCAAAACACAACCCTTTAAAATCACTCAAAAATCCACACAAGTCTTAATCAAGACACTCAATCAACAAGCAAAAAATTATAGATGATGCCATGAGACAAAAAACAGAGAACTAAAACAGAATAAAAAATAGGAATAAAATTAACAAATAACTAAAGACAAGAAAGAGTAAAAACAAGAATGAAGGAAATGAAATAAGAAACAGAGGTAAAAAGAAATGTGTTAgagaaagaagaaaaagaaagatGATAAGAGAGAGATGATGATAAACGATGAAGGAGGATGAATGACTGCAGAAGAAACTACATGTTTGAAACCTTGAATAAAACCGCGCATCATAAGAGAGAAGGGGGCAGTAGGTTAAAACATTTTACCACTTCAAATTAAACATTTTAAGGGGTAATTTTGACTTTGCAAATGAAAATCAATAAAGCCGGCCAAGTTCCCGCACGCGAGCACGCGGAAACCCGAGGACAAAGTGAGGCCACCGCCACAAGCCTGAACACAGTGGACAACCTCCACCCCATCCCTGGTTTAAACACATATAGTAGTAGAAAGAACACAAGCAACAAATATTCAAAAGCAGACTTCATGTCATATTTCCATAATATTATACCAATACTTCACAACAACACAATATGTGCATAGCATTTGCATATTGTGTTTAAAATTATCCATTGAATTCTAAAACCACAATACTAATTTCAAAAGGTAAATAATTAAACAGCAGAACTGTAAACTAAAGTATCACTAGACCATAGCCAAAAAAAAATCTGAACACAAATCAAAGACCAAAGTTATATATTACCACAGTTAACCAACACTGCCATTAACAACAAACCTAATCGCCTGATGACGACTTCAATGCATCCAATATCGATATAGCCTGATCCACAGCCAAATCAGCTCTCATCTTGAACACCTCCAGTTCAGCAACCTGCACCTTCTCCCACCTTCTCTCCAACTCTTCCCTCTCTGATTCCCCCATTAACTCCAATCCCCTCTTCATCGCACCCACAGTCTTCCCAGAGCCACTTACACTCTCGTCAAAACGAATCAGTTCATTCAAAGCCAGAATCGAACCGGAACCCGTATCAGTACTTTCCACCTTCCTCGTGTCCTTCACAACAGGCAGCGGTGAATCAGGTTCCAAAACCAATTTCTTAGTTGTTCTTGGTTTCTTAGCCACAGGTTCCTTCTTGGAAAGTTTCCCATTAGGTTTTCCCTTTTCTTCAGCTTCATTAACATTGAGTTTACCACCCCAAATCTTTTGGCCAAATTCAAACATTATCCGGTTGTTATCTTTGGTGAAATTAGGAGTTTTTCCACTCTTGGCCTTAGTCTCGTATTTATGCTTCAGCCTCCGCATCTTATCTCTGAGCTGCTCCAGTGTAACTTTGATGTGAATCGACTTTTTCACAAACTCATAAAAAGCCGTGTGGTACTTAAAAGGATCGGTCCCTGTTTTGGTAATGAAATCATATATACCTTTGAGAATGGCCATTTCATCATCCTCATTGAAGACTCTCTGAAACAACTTCTTAGACTCATCCCCGGACTTCTTGTTGTCCTCCTCAGCAGGAGCTTGAGTTTTCCTCTTCTTTGATTGTATAGGATCATTGTCAACCGGACGTTTGGTTCCAGATCTGGCTGGTGGTGCAGAGGAGGGTTTGGGGTCGGCCTTCGATTTGATCTGATCCACAGGCTTTGAGTTTGAGTTGAGGGATTTGAGCTTGGGAGCAGGTTCATCTTCAGAGTCTGAATCAGTTTCAGACTCATCGTCTTCAGAGTCTGAATCGTCTTCGGTTTTGGGACGAGGGTTGGTCAGCGGTGGACTTGAGTTTTTGGAAGGGGTGTCCTCTTCTTCATCgtcatcttcttccgcttcaGACGAAGAAGCTGATGaatcttcatcatcttcatgtTCGGAGACTTTGTCTTCTTCCGGATGTGGTTTTCCGTCGTCTCTGGGGGCGGGGGTGGGTGGCTCGTCTTCTTTGGGAGCGGAAAGCTTCTCGATTTGAGTTGAGCTCCGTTTCTTTCCCATGGCGGAACGGAAattgaaattagggtttcaagTAAGAGGTGAAGAGGTTATGAAGGAGTGTCAGCAATTATAATATATATTCACCTCAAATTTTATAACGATTCAAATTTTATAACATATAACGGGTTGGGCCCAAAACACCAAATATGTTTAAAACTGTAGTTAGATTTATAGTTATTTGTTTTTCCGGTAAAATAACATCATATTTATCTATCAACAAATATCTTAGATTTTGTAAGTTCAACTTGGGACATGGACAAAAATAAAAAGCATTGTATCTTCTACATAAACCACGAATTCATTTACATGTTGCTGAAAAAGGAAATATTgttacaaaaataaaaatatatcaaTGAGCCACATTAAAACATATCTAATCTCACCCTGGTTCTCAATCCCTACCACATATCATGTTTTCTTTGCTTGATTGTAGTTAACTATATAAGAATGCCAAATTGTGAAATCCTTCAAACTTCCTTAATACATAATGATCATCATATAATAGTGGAAAGAATACGAACAACAAAGGTTCAAACACTCGTAGATCTCTTGATGCATAATGATCATCCTAAAGTTGAAAGTACACAAGCAATAAATATTTAAACTAGAGTAATCAATCCAATATGGAAGTGCAAGGCGCCCGACCGCGGAAAAGTGAGTTAATATATATGACATTCAGATTGCAGGAAAGCGAGTTAATATATATGACAACCGAAAGCAGGAAAGTGAGTTAACAACCGGGAAGCGGGAAAGTAAGTTAACATATATGACAACCGGAAAGCGGGAAAGTGAGTTAACAACCGGGAAGCGGGAAAGTAAGTTAACATATATGACAACCGGAAAGCGGGAAAGTGAGTTAACAACCGGAAAGTGGGAAAGTGAGTTAACATATATGATATCTGATAAATAGATTCTAGAAAAACGAGTTAACCTATATGGCAAACAGATTCTAGAAAAACGAGTTAACATATATGACAAACAAATGGCGGGAAAAGCGAGTTAACAATCGGAAATTGGATAGTGGCTGAGTTCAAATAGATTGAGCcaaaaataccaatttttctaaAATTCGTGTTAGATTTATAACTTTTTTTTTCTTGAAAATATCACCATATTTATCTATCCAACAAATACATTAGATTTCATAAGTTGAACTTGGAACATGCATGAACGAAAATAAAATTACTGTATCATCTTCATAAACCACAAATTCATTTACAAACTTCTAAAAAAAGGAAATATTATTTCTTACAAGTATAATGAGTGAAGAAGCGCAAGCTCATAGTTTtggaatttttttaaaaaataatcaACTTTTTTAAATTATATATTAAACTAATCATGTTTTCAATTTATTTATCAAACTAATCATGTTTGTGAGAGCATGCGCCATTACAATTGATGCATACATGTAAAAAATGTATGAGCATTCGCCAATGCAATTGACGCATGCATGTAAAATATAGAAGCATGCGCCACTGAAATTGGCGCATACATGTAAAAGCATGTCAAATAATGTAGGAGCATGCGCCACTATAATTGGCGCATGCATATAAAATGTAGGAACATGCGCCACTACAATTGGCACATGTATGTAAAATGTAAGAGCAATTGACGCATGCATTTAAAATGTAGGAGCATGCGCCACTGCATGCATGCTCATACATTTTACATGCATACGCCATTTGCAGTGACGCATGAGTACAAATTCATTAACGCATGCGCCATAGCAAATGACTCATTGGttcatttttattaaaaaatggTTGTATTGGTAAATAATTTGAAATTGTGGTTATTTTCATATTATTCTTAAAAAAGGtgattatttttaaaaattccATAGTTTCCACTAAAAATATAATGATAACTTTAATTCTTTTAAAAGTGATTCAAATGATACATTTTTTCCTTTTGTATTTAATTCTTTCGTAAAATATAGAAATTCATTTTAAGAAACACTCATcatttatgattttttttgaatGAGCTCAAATGAATCTCTATTTTAAAAATTGaattatatttataaaaaatcTAAATCTAGCATTTATGGTATGGCTGGACGTGACGATGGCGGTCAatctccatagtcatccaatagTAACTCGCTCTCAAGATCTTTTTAACCATGGTGTGCCCACTGACATGTGTCCTgaaggatccttcatgaatttccatTATGATCTGGTCTGttttgtgtctatccacgcatatgagcaagACCGAGTTGtaattcctcttgtacaacacatctcCGCTTAAGAAGAATTTAGCTGAGAACTTTTGAATGTACTTTTTATCTGTAATGGATGCATCCTCTGGATATTCTTACTTTTCTAGATACCTTTTGATATCATGAAACCAAAGATGGTCGTCTGATTCTTCTTCAGTCGTTAAATAATATGTTGGCTCATCCAAGTAGTCGATATGGAAAGATGGCGtttcattcttccatttgaccTTAAACATAGATGCCATGGTAGCCAAAGCATATTCCAATTGATTTTCCGCTCTAGGAATATGATGGAATGTAACCTCATCGAAATATGGGGTTATCTTTTAGACATGTTCTTTGTATGGGATCAACTTGTGATCGCGAACTTCTCAATCTCCTCTAATCTGGCTAATTACCAATGCAGAATCTTCATAGACTTCTAAGATCTTGATCTTTAAGTCAATAGTCGCTTCTAAACCAAATATGCAcgcttcatactctgccatattgttggtacagtcGAAACATAATCTTGTAGTGAAAGGGAGATGAAACCCATTTGGAGAGGTTATGATTGCCCCTATTCCATTTCCTTGAGCATTGGAAGCATCGTCGAACACGACTGTCCATCGCGATCCTGGTTCCGGTCCTTCTTCTGGTTCTAGAACACCCCAATCTCTGACAAACATGATGTCCTCGTCTGGAAAGTCAAAGTGCATAGGTTGTTAATCTTCCATGGGTTGATGAGCCAGGTAGTCAGACAACACACTACCCTTGATAGCTTCTTGTGTGacatattggatatcatactttgttaatgccatttgccaaCGTGTAACTCTTCCTGTGAAAGCAagtttctcgaatatgtacttgatcgaatccattttggagatcaagAGAGTTGTATGCGTCATCATATACTGTCTCAAATGCTTGGCGGTTCAAGCCAATGCACAACAcgttttctcgagcaatgagtatctgCTTTCGTAACCAGTGAATtttttactcagatagtagatcGCGTGCTCTTTTTCTACTTGTCTCATCATGCTGTCCGAGAATACAACCCATGGATCCCTCAAGAACCGTGAGGTACATGATAAGAGGTCTTCCTAGTACGGGCGGCATCAAGGTCGGTTGTTCTTGCATGTATTCTTTTATCCTTTTAAATGCATTCTGGCATTTATCATTCCACTCGATTGCTTGATCTTTACGGAgtaatttgaatattggctcgcacgtggctgtGAGTTGAGATATGAATCTAGCtatgtagttcaatctccctaagaATCCATGAACCTCTTTCTCATTTCTCGGCACTGGCATATTCTGTATCGCTTTGACTTTGTCAGGATCGACTTCAATACCCCGTTGGCTcacaataaaacccaacaacttcCCAGATCgtaccccaaaggtgcatttaTTGGGATTTAGTCTCAGCATGAACTTCCTCAATCATGTAAACAATTTCTCGAGATGGACCAGATGCTCTTCCTCAATTTGGGATTTTGCGATCATATCGccaacatatacttcaatctaTTTATAAATCATATCATGGAAGAGAGTGACCATCGCACATTGATATGTTGCACCCGCATTTTTTAAGCCAAACGACATCACTTTGTAGCAAAAGGTGCCCCAATGggtaatgaatgtggtcttctccatgtctttaggcgccatttttatttgtttatatcTGGAGAAcccgtccatgaaggagaataccaAAAATTGGGTCGTATTGTCTACtaacacatcaatgtgaggtaggggaaaatcatctttagggcttCCCCTATTCAGGTCTCGATAATCAATACACGTACGtaccttaccatctttcttaggtacaggTATGATGTTTGCTATCCACTGAGGATAATTTGCCACTGCAAGAAAACCGATGTCCAATTGCTTATGgacttcttctttaatcttgaTGGCCATGCCAGGGcgagttctcctcaacttctgctttATAGGAGAAGATTCTTCTCTGAGGGGTAGTCggtgcaccacgatgtctgtCTCCAGTcctgacatatcttgataagactAGGTGAATACGTCAATATATTCTTGCAAGAGTTCGATCAGATTTCTCTTCACCTTATCATTTAGGGTTGtgtgtaacaacccaatttttagtatttaattcttatattattattactatattttattttatttatttggagtgctaattaattaattagttgtTAGGTAgtaataattgattatattaattaatttggtgcgttaattaattatttagttaaTATGAGATATAATGgaataattaattatattaattaacttggtgcatattgagttggtttgaattatttgaattaaatagagatatttaaatattaggttttgttgggcctagtaattaaattagagatatatcatgatttaagcccaaatagaatactaatataaatagtaagaggagAAGGAgattaggattcatttgatcatttgacaaaaatagagaaaaagaagaggaagagtgaggagaagaggggaagaataaaagagaagctagggtttccatcaaattgaagaggtatGGGGGAATCtttattattatgggttagtatgatcaagtcaatgggtaggaacatgtttaggttgaaatccttaaatTGCATagttttggaattgttaggtcttGATGAATATTCTCGATTTATGGTGATTggattgtgttaaaactgtaaattgaTGTTATATATTTATAGTATtgtatgagtcataattttctgaacgtgtagctttttaccgaatcaaaatcggaggtccgaaagttCTCCAACAATGAAAAtcgcagaaaattctgcattctgtctgcagtaaccggttacccaccgagcgttaaccggttactttcttaaaaatctgcattctgttaaactgagtaacgggttacccaccgagcgttaaccggttacttgctcaAAAATCTGTTAATTCTATTTTACcgtaaccggttactcaccgaacgttaaccggttaccactgtttgaaaagtggaAAATTGAGATTTAAACGCTGTATTCGTTTTGGgatgaaatctatgtgtacatatttgataattagcctatatttgtgcatgagatattgttatgaatgtgtatatgtaccattggtggattgtgaatgatatattgttatgaatgtgtatatgtaccattggtgaattgtgaatgatatattgttatgaatgtgtatatgtaccattggtggattgtggatgatatattgttatgaatgtgtaccattggtggattgtgaatgatatattgttatgaatgtgtaccattggtggattgtgaatgatatattgttatgaatatGTATATGTACCTTTGGTGGATTGTGGATGttatattgttatgaatgtgtatatgtaccattggtggataattcatagagttgaattatggtgatatgtggaatgttaagatggtagagatgatcttaattgcatatgttgttggtatttgtacattgATTCATTGCATGGTCGGCTTCAttgtggaagcggtgaaactgtgggttcacatggtattagacgttgatccttgaatggaaataggcgtagcacacgttgatccttaattggaaataggcgtggtagtagacggtgatccttaattggaaatagacgtagcactcgttgatccttaattggaaatagtCGAGGTAGAAAACGGCGATCcttcattggaaatagacgtagcacgcgttgatccttaattggaaataggcgtggtagttgctttgatcttgtccggatcggaagcgtggcttggattctagatattgaatcggaaagcggtgaaactttggGTTCACATTaaggtaccgcatgcatagagtcacatgtcttgcattgagtcacattagagtcatgtgataattgaatgtttgcattgatgtgattgtgaagTGTGTATGAGATTTagtaattgaatttgatgatgtttggatgcataacttggtgaaatatgtgattatgtgatagttgtagttgtgtgtatatttgtgaatataatattggatttgaatattatacttcttgagttttgatggatgttgaaacatgtgaaataaatgttagttaatattatttacatggttatacgaagtgtgatgaattcctttaattgttgatttaatcattgtactttattatacttcttcatactgatttgaattctcaccctttctgtttgaatgttacctttacatgggtatcgcgcagatactcaagagtagtatcgctgaagtaagtggacggtagctcgctcgagattagtcggagagtttccgtattttagtttgaagactaggtaatgagtcaatgctctggtcatgtaacactgggtagattagtagtattgaactcatatctcattggatatgcattatgttattgCTTGTTTTATTTCATCTtgaggtgattattgagagatgatcatggtatgggacatggatcattttatgaaatgcatggacattcattattttccgctgcgaacgcatatttcttgaatattcatgatgattgaaatgtgttattttaaatgaccaggtgtattgtatattgatgatgaatgatgttggtttttgaaagcttttagtttttgaaaacgtcgatgtgacgcccttttgtttatatgcgtgcttatttactctgattatatgttaagtattttggggtagaaaaaggggtgttacattgTGCCTATCTTGACCTCTTTCTTTTCCTCATTTGACCCAAGATTTACAATCTTTGTTGCCTCTTGATGCAGTTGGGTGGATTTTGATTCCTGCTGTAGCAGCCTAGATAActctttagggagttcacaatcttcctcatCGTCTTCGTCGACTTGGTAAATTGGATTACCAAAGTCACATTGGACTATAGAAGTTTGATTATCAATGGAACCCAACGCGGATCTGCATGATTTATGCTTTATTTTAGGACGGTGGAATGGAAAAGATGATAAATGAAAAACATTTCCAtgcatttttttaaaacaaaataaacaaatgACAAGGAGCACAAATTGAATGCAAaaatgtttattttatttattgatAAACTTTGTTTAAAAATTTGGGGGCCCTACACGTTTACCCTATGCCTTGGGCAGGGCATAGATTTTTcaaagaaaaacaagaaaaattactctTCAATGAAGGTAACTTCCGATATATCCACGACAGTCTAGTTATTGAGTATTTATCCTTCGGCCTTCTGGTACACGAAGCATACTTTATCAGGTAAACTGCTTTCTCCTTCCACCACACAGATCGAATTGTCTCTGAGATGCCTCGCACTGGTAAAAATATCGGGTACCGCGGGAATCGGCCCTTTGTTTGCACTTGCAGTTATCTTCTTCTAAGTTGATTGATGGGAACAAAATCCTAACCCATATCTGTCTTTGTTCACTGGTAGATTAAGTACACTTCCCCAACTTGTGGGATGTCCGACTTGTATTATAGTTTTCGCATCTTTCCATGAAGCCATAGAAAGTTATGTGCCTTGAGCAACCTTCATTGGTGGAGTCATTTCCATGTTCACCACTTTGAAGGCTTGGAAAGGAGTCTCATGAATCTCTCCTCCAACCTCGACATACCTGAACGATGCCAAATGGATCACCACCATGTCTTCTTTTCCTTCCACCACTTCCAATTTACTTCCAATCATGAATTTTAGTCTCTGGTAGAGGTTTGAGGTTATGACGTCAGTCGAGTGTATCAATGGGCATCCCAGGAGACAATTGTAAGCAAGGTATATGTCTATCACGTAGGGCTCTATCTTCATAGGAAGGTCAACCTCTCATATCATTGTTCGCCTTGACCCATTGAATGCTCTCACAATGAGCAAGCTCAGTTTCATCACCAACCCTTCTATAATTAACTTGGTCGGTGCGTTCTTAGGTAGAACATTCAATGAGGAGTCGGTATCCACCAATACTCGGGATACGACTGTGTCCACACATTCAATCGAAATGTGGAGTGCTTTGTTATGGTTTCTGCCTTCAGGCGGTAATTCATCATCATTGAAACCCAAGCAACTACTTGCAGAAATATTGGCCACTACAACTTCAAACTGATTGATGGATATTTCTTGAGGAACATGCCTTGCCCTTAGGAACTTCATTAGAGCTTCCTTGTGCGCTTCTGAACTCATCAATAATGCAAGCATaaatatctttgaaggcgtttggTTGAGCTGATCAACCACTTTttaatcacttttcttgatgaggTGGAGAAATCTTCGACTTCATTAGTTGGGGTTGCTTTGTGAGTTGAATTTTTCCCTTGGCCATCATCATTCACCCCCTGCTTACCCGGGTTCTTGCTCAATGCTCCTTGATTATTATTGTCTGTGGGAGGTGCTAGTGCGAATACTCTACCATTATGGGTTATTCCCCCAGCTTCAGTAATGTTCACACTAGCTTCCTTGGActttatttgtttttctttgaCTTCCTGTCCATAGAGATAGACCTTTGAGTCATAGTTCCATGGCACCTCCTTTGTGCTATCAAAAGCAAATGGAGAAGGAATCGTAATCACAAGTGGTGTGATCGGGTATGTTGTAGTAGGCACTGAGATCGGATCGTAAGGGATCTCAATAGGTACTCGTTTAGGATCATACAAAATCTCAAGAGTAGCTACCTCATTTGCGGTAGAAAGTTGCTCCACTATCATTACCATATGACCTATCATCTCTTGAATACCAGCTTTCAACTTCCCACAACTTTGGGGATTCACCAAGCAATCTTCACATTTCTCATCACAAGCAAGATGTACTTCATTCATCAATAGCCACTCCTTGACAGTAGCCAACAGAATTATTATTTCATCCACCAAGTACATCATCTTCTTTTCTTCTTCTATCAAACTCACATAAGGACCGACATGAGGTGGCATAGGATTATTGTTGGTGTTATGACCATTTGATGCGAACGAAATGGCTTTTGCATCAATTAAGTCCTGAACTTTGTGCCTGAGAGCTCTGCAATTCTCAATTATATGGTTGGGTTCTCCCATATGGAATTCATAATGAGAGTTGGCATCATACCCATGAGGAATTACAATCAGAGGCTTCAACCCCCTTAATTGTATCAATGACCCTTTGAGCAAATATGGCACCATATGAGCGTAAGTGGTCGGGATGGGATCAAATTTCCTCTCTGGCTTTCTTAGCCTTTGTTGTCCAGGTtgataatattaatgttgttgatGAGCATACAGTTGTTGGTGAGTTGGTTGTTGACCCACATTCTGCTTTATTGGTATGACAAAAGGTTGTTGTTGATAAGGATCAGGTGCCATAGCAACCACCTGCTAATAAGGGCAAGGTGCCACATCAACCACCTGTTGATAAAGAGCCCTATATATTATTCCTCTTCCTCTAGCCACTGATGTGTTGTTGGTTTCTCCCCCTTTCTTATTGGAAAAACCAACATAAGGTTTCTTTGCCCCATTAGACGGGCCAACAACACTCTAAATCTTTCTGCTCTTTAGACAATTCTTAATTCTTTCTCCAACAATCACTAGATCAGAGAATCCAGCAAAGGTACTTCCTATCAGCCTCTCCAAGTAGGGTCCTTGAAGGGTTCCCATGAACATATCAATCAATTCCTTCTCAA containing:
- the LOC127083927 gene encoding probable transcription factor At1g11510 — translated: MGKKRSSTQIEKLSAPKEDEPPTPAPRDDGKPHPEEDKVSEHEDDEDSSASSSEAEEDDDEEEDTPSKNSSPPLTNPRPKTEDDSDSEDDESETDSDSEDEPAPKLKSLNSNSKPVDQIKSKADPKPSSAPPARSGTKRPVDNDPIQSKKRKTQAPAEEDNKKSGDESKKLFQRVFNEDDEMAILKGIYDFITKTGTDPFKYHTAFYEFVKKSIHIKVTLEQLRDKMRRLKHKYETKAKSGKTPNFTKDNNRIMFEFGQKIWGGKLNVNEAEEKGKPNGKLSKKEPVAKKPRTTKKLVLEPDSPLPVVKDTRKVESTDTGSGSILALNELIRFDESVSGSGKTVGAMKRGLELMGESEREELERRWEKVQVAELEVFKMRADLAVDQAISILDALKSSSGD